In Streptomyces sp. NBC_00704, a genomic segment contains:
- a CDS encoding RICIN domain-containing protein yields the protein MARRTRSRRTLGAAALTALATGAALLSVPVQAHAEAAVTVTPDPSYQQEKFEGWGTSLVWFANATGDYPPAVREKLAGLLFGDDGLALNIARYNIGGGNAPDVKDYLRAGGAVQGWWKAPAGTTREDTDWWSADDPADWNPKADATQRWWVNRIKKDITHWEAFSNSPPWFMTESGYVSGGFDANTDQLKADSVDDFAAYLAGATKRLEKAEGIEVDTLDPFNEPNTGYWGTRLDANGVPVSGRQEGAHIGPALQQKVLAALAPALKKAKVKAGISAMDETNPSLFATNWNSYSQGSKDLVDQMNVHTYGTGQRTTVRDLAKAADKPLWMSEVEGDWGDGQSFTDMRPGLGLAQQMVNDLRELEPSAWVFWQPVEDYDNMKPGGESAKGGNWGEIQLPFSCTKSDTLKSCPVFTNTKFDTARNFTHFIKPGDKLVKVDDTSSAAAVTKDGKGLSLVHVNSTTAARTVTIDLSRFRDVKRNATVTPTVTSADGKLKRQAPVKVVDGRATYTVPAQSVTSFAVKGVSGVAKNAGLFSKGHSYTLTGVQSGKAVTVAANGTSLAIRSADGSTAQQWQLDARHGDKGARQRYVFANPAEGKRLAVRNDVPVVEPDTGRRDPATEWIMSTTGDGTWTLINVATGRLLEVGGQATNEGAAVTTWQANSGSNQRWRVTDVTP from the coding sequence ATGGCACGCCGCACCCGCAGCAGACGGACCCTCGGGGCCGCCGCACTCACCGCACTGGCCACCGGGGCCGCGCTCTTGAGCGTCCCCGTGCAGGCGCACGCCGAGGCCGCCGTCACGGTGACGCCGGACCCCTCGTACCAGCAGGAGAAGTTCGAGGGCTGGGGCACCAGCCTGGTCTGGTTCGCCAACGCGACCGGCGACTACCCGCCGGCAGTCCGCGAGAAGCTCGCCGGTCTGCTCTTCGGTGACGACGGCCTGGCGCTGAACATCGCCCGCTACAACATCGGCGGCGGCAACGCTCCGGACGTCAAGGACTACCTGCGGGCCGGCGGCGCCGTGCAGGGCTGGTGGAAGGCGCCCGCGGGCACCACCCGCGAGGACACCGACTGGTGGAGCGCCGACGACCCGGCCGACTGGAACCCGAAGGCCGACGCCACCCAGCGCTGGTGGGTGAACCGCATCAAGAAGGACATCACCCACTGGGAGGCGTTCAGCAACTCCCCGCCGTGGTTCATGACGGAGAGCGGCTACGTGTCCGGCGGGTTCGACGCCAACACCGACCAGCTGAAGGCCGACTCGGTCGACGACTTCGCCGCCTACCTGGCGGGTGCGACGAAGCGGCTGGAGAAGGCCGAGGGCATCGAGGTCGACACCCTCGACCCCTTCAACGAGCCCAACACCGGCTACTGGGGCACCCGCCTCGACGCGAACGGCGTACCGGTCAGCGGCCGCCAGGAGGGCGCCCACATCGGCCCCGCGCTCCAGCAGAAGGTGCTCGCCGCGCTGGCGCCCGCGCTGAAGAAGGCGAAGGTCAAGGCCGGGATATCGGCCATGGACGAGACCAACCCGTCCCTCTTCGCGACCAACTGGAACTCCTACTCGCAAGGCTCCAAGGACCTCGTCGACCAGATGAACGTCCACACCTACGGCACCGGTCAGCGCACCACCGTGCGCGACCTCGCCAAGGCCGCCGACAAGCCGCTGTGGATGAGCGAGGTCGAAGGCGACTGGGGCGACGGGCAGAGCTTCACCGACATGCGTCCGGGCCTCGGGCTGGCCCAGCAGATGGTGAACGACCTGCGCGAACTGGAGCCCTCCGCCTGGGTGTTCTGGCAGCCGGTCGAGGACTACGACAACATGAAGCCGGGCGGCGAGTCCGCCAAGGGCGGCAACTGGGGCGAGATCCAGCTCCCGTTCAGCTGCACCAAGTCGGACACCCTGAAGTCGTGCCCGGTCTTCACGAACACCAAGTTCGACACGGCCCGCAACTTCACCCACTTCATCAAGCCCGGCGACAAGCTCGTCAAGGTGGACGACACCTCCAGCGCCGCGGCCGTCACCAAGGACGGCAAAGGGCTCTCCCTCGTCCACGTCAACTCCACCACCGCGGCCCGCACGGTCACCATCGACCTGTCCCGGTTCCGCGACGTCAAGCGCAACGCGACCGTCACGCCGACCGTGACCAGCGCCGACGGCAAGCTGAAGCGGCAGGCCCCGGTCAAGGTCGTCGACGGCAGGGCCACCTACACCGTCCCCGCGCAGTCCGTGACCTCCTTCGCCGTCAAGGGCGTATCGGGAGTCGCGAAGAACGCGGGCCTGTTCAGCAAGGGCCACTCCTACACGCTGACCGGCGTGCAGAGCGGCAAGGCGGTCACCGTCGCCGCCAACGGCACGAGCCTGGCGATCCGTTCGGCCGACGGCAGCACGGCGCAGCAGTGGCAGCTGGACGCCCGGCACGGCGACAAGGGCGCCCGCCAGCGCTACGTCTTCGCCAACCCGGCCGAGGGCAAGCGCCTCGCCGTCCGCAACGACGTGCCGGTGGTCGAGCCGGACACCGGCAGGCGCGACCCCGCCACCGAGTGGATCATGTCGACCACCGGTGACGGCACGTGGACGCTGATCAACGTGGCCACCGGACGTCTCCTCGAGGTCGGCGGCCAGGCGACCAACGAGGGCGCGGCCGTCACCACCTGGCAGGCCAACTCCGGCTCCAACCAGCGCTGGAGGGTCACGGACGTGACCCCGTAG
- a CDS encoding beta-galactosidase, with amino-acid sequence MISTLQSRMLRGADGDPAPRLAYGADYNPEQWPRDVWEEDVRLMREAGVTVVSVGIFSWARIQPGPDTWDFGWLDEVMDLLHAGGIGVDLATATASPPPWLTTAHPEILPVTANGETLWPGARQHWRPTSPVFREHALRLVREIAGRYKDHPALVAWHVSNELGCHNVYDHSDDAARAFRVWLRARYGTLDALNHAWGTAFWSQRYSDWEQILPPRLAASHPNPTQQLDFKRFSSDALKDHLVAEREILREITPGVPVTTNFMVMGGTKGMNYPDWAGEIDFVSNDHYVHPGPQDRDELSFSANLVSGIAGGKPWFLMEHSTSAVNWQPVNVAKRPGDLARDSLLHVAHGADAVCFFQWRQSAAGAEKYHSAMVPHAGADSDLFRAVAGLGATLKSLAPVAGSEREAAAVGILYDWESWWAAEQDSHPTALLDYRQEALDWYSALLALGVRADLVTTGADLSRHRVLVAPVLHMVPAELAKDLTRYVEQGGHLVTTYFSGIVDENDHVWLGGYPGALRDLLGIRIEEFGPLLAGVSVELDDSVTGSLWTDRITLADGDTEVLAHYRDGVHAGRPAVTRRPTGEGSASYVSTRLGVDGLRTLLPRLLEPAGVSSELPAQARGRVELTVRRGPSERFVFLVNRTDDTVPVPGLDGEVLLGARDAEGSLVLGPREVAVLRGPAV; translated from the coding sequence ATGATCTCCACCCTCCAGTCCCGCATGCTGCGCGGGGCGGACGGTGACCCCGCCCCGCGTCTGGCCTACGGCGCCGACTACAACCCCGAGCAGTGGCCCCGGGACGTGTGGGAGGAGGACGTCCGGCTGATGCGGGAGGCCGGCGTCACCGTCGTCTCCGTGGGGATCTTCTCCTGGGCCCGCATCCAGCCGGGCCCGGACACCTGGGACTTCGGCTGGCTCGACGAGGTCATGGACCTGCTCCACGCGGGCGGCATAGGCGTCGACCTGGCCACCGCCACCGCCTCCCCGCCGCCGTGGCTCACCACCGCGCACCCGGAGATCCTGCCGGTCACGGCCAACGGCGAGACCCTCTGGCCGGGCGCCCGCCAGCACTGGCGGCCCACCTCGCCCGTCTTCCGCGAGCACGCCCTGCGCCTGGTGCGCGAGATCGCCGGCCGCTACAAGGACCACCCGGCGCTGGTCGCCTGGCACGTCTCCAACGAGCTGGGCTGCCACAACGTCTACGACCACTCCGACGACGCGGCCCGCGCCTTCCGCGTCTGGCTGCGCGCCCGCTACGGCACGCTCGACGCCCTCAACCACGCCTGGGGCACGGCCTTCTGGTCGCAGCGCTACAGCGACTGGGAGCAGATCCTGCCGCCGCGGCTGGCCGCCTCCCACCCCAACCCCACCCAGCAGCTGGACTTCAAGCGGTTCTCCTCGGACGCGCTGAAGGACCACCTCGTCGCGGAGCGCGAGATCCTGCGGGAGATCACGCCCGGCGTCCCGGTCACCACCAACTTCATGGTGATGGGCGGCACGAAGGGCATGAACTACCCCGACTGGGCGGGCGAGATCGACTTCGTCTCCAACGACCACTACGTGCACCCCGGCCCGCAGGACCGCGACGAGCTGTCCTTCTCCGCCAACCTGGTCAGCGGCATCGCGGGCGGCAAGCCCTGGTTCCTCATGGAGCACTCCACCAGCGCCGTCAACTGGCAGCCCGTGAACGTGGCCAAGCGCCCCGGCGACCTCGCGCGCGACTCGCTGCTGCACGTGGCGCACGGCGCCGACGCGGTCTGCTTCTTCCAGTGGCGGCAGTCCGCGGCCGGCGCCGAGAAGTACCACTCGGCGATGGTCCCGCACGCCGGCGCGGACAGCGACCTGTTCCGCGCGGTCGCCGGCCTCGGCGCCACCCTCAAGTCCCTCGCCCCCGTGGCCGGTTCGGAGCGGGAGGCGGCGGCCGTCGGCATCCTCTACGACTGGGAGTCGTGGTGGGCCGCCGAGCAGGACTCGCACCCCACGGCCCTGCTCGACTACCGGCAGGAGGCGCTCGACTGGTACTCGGCGCTCCTCGCCCTGGGCGTGCGCGCCGACCTGGTGACCACCGGCGCCGACCTCTCCCGGCACCGGGTCCTCGTCGCGCCCGTCCTGCACATGGTGCCGGCCGAGCTGGCCAAGGACCTCACCCGCTACGTCGAGCAGGGCGGCCACCTGGTCACCACGTACTTCTCCGGGATCGTCGACGAGAACGACCACGTGTGGCTCGGCGGCTACCCCGGTGCGCTGCGCGACCTGCTCGGCATCCGCATCGAGGAGTTCGGACCGCTGCTCGCGGGGGTAAGCGTGGAGCTGGACGACTCCGTCACGGGCAGCCTGTGGACCGACCGGATCACCCTCGCCGACGGCGACACGGAGGTCCTGGCGCACTACCGCGACGGTGTGCACGCCGGCAGGCCCGCGGTCACCCGCCGGCCCACGGGCGAAGGCTCCGCCTCGTACGTCTCGACCCGGCTCGGCGTCGACGGGCTGCGCACGCTGCTGCCGCGCCTGCTGGAGCCGGCCGGCGTCAGCAGCGAACTTCCCGCGCAGGCCCGCGGACGGGTCGAGCTGACCGTCCGCCGCGGGCCCTCGGAGCGGTTCGTGTTCCTGGTCAACCGGACCGACGACACGGTGCCGGTGCCCGGCCTCGACGGCGAGGTGCTGCTCGGCGCCCGCGACGCGGAGGGCTCCCTCGTCCTCGGCCCCCGGGAGGTCGCCGTCCTGCGCGGCCCCGCCGTCTGA
- a CDS encoding ABC transporter substrate-binding protein, producing the protein MRRTTSRILRGIALVSTLALGVTACGGSDDDSDTKAVSAGDLQAALDKGGDITVWAWEPTLKTVAADFQKKYPKVKVNLVSERSGDKHYTALSNAISAGKGVPDVAQVEYFALGQYSLTKGLTDLAPYGAAKLASKYTPGPWNAVSDGAKVYGLPMDSGPMALFYNKTVFDKYKIAVPTTWDEYLDAARKLHKADPKAYITSDLGDAGLTTSLLWQAGSRPYKVDGTKLGVNFDDAGAKKYETVWQQLISEKLVAPVNGWTDDWYKGLGDGTIATLPTGAWMPANFATGVPNAKGQWRAAAMPAWTKGDKASAENGGSSLAVPALAKNKELAYAFTEYANSGAGVATRVGEGAFPATKAELESPAFQGKKFDYFGGQEANKIFAESAANVASDWSYLPFQPYANSIFNDTVGKAYVSGTKLADALKAWQDASVKYGQEQGFTIEK; encoded by the coding sequence ATGCGCAGAACAACGAGCCGCATCCTGCGCGGCATCGCCCTCGTCTCCACCCTGGCCCTGGGCGTGACCGCCTGCGGCGGCTCGGACGACGACTCCGACACCAAGGCCGTCTCCGCCGGCGACCTCCAGGCCGCACTGGACAAGGGCGGCGACATCACGGTCTGGGCCTGGGAGCCCACGCTGAAGACGGTGGCCGCCGACTTCCAGAAGAAGTACCCCAAGGTCAAGGTCAACCTGGTCAGCGAGCGCTCCGGCGACAAGCACTACACCGCGCTGTCCAACGCCATCTCGGCCGGCAAGGGCGTCCCGGACGTCGCCCAGGTCGAGTACTTCGCGCTCGGCCAGTACTCCCTCACCAAGGGCCTGACCGACCTGGCCCCGTACGGCGCCGCCAAGCTCGCCTCCAAGTACACGCCGGGCCCGTGGAACGCGGTCAGCGACGGCGCCAAGGTCTACGGCCTGCCGATGGACTCGGGCCCGATGGCGCTCTTCTACAACAAGACGGTCTTCGACAAGTACAAGATCGCCGTCCCGACCACCTGGGACGAGTACCTGGACGCGGCCCGCAAGCTCCACAAGGCCGACCCGAAGGCCTACATCACCAGCGACCTCGGTGACGCGGGCCTCACCACCTCCCTGCTGTGGCAGGCCGGTTCGCGCCCCTACAAGGTCGACGGCACCAAGCTCGGCGTCAACTTCGACGACGCGGGCGCCAAGAAGTACGAGACGGTCTGGCAGCAGCTGATCAGCGAGAAGCTGGTCGCCCCGGTCAACGGCTGGACCGACGACTGGTACAAGGGCCTGGGCGACGGCACCATCGCCACCCTGCCCACCGGCGCCTGGATGCCCGCCAACTTCGCCACCGGCGTCCCGAACGCCAAGGGCCAGTGGCGCGCGGCGGCGATGCCGGCCTGGACCAAGGGCGACAAGGCGAGCGCGGAGAACGGCGGCAGCTCGCTGGCCGTCCCGGCGCTGGCCAAGAACAAGGAACTCGCCTACGCCTTCACCGAGTACGCCAACTCCGGCGCCGGTGTCGCCACCCGCGTCGGCGAGGGCGCCTTCCCCGCCACCAAGGCGGAGCTGGAGTCCCCCGCGTTCCAGGGCAAGAAGTTCGACTACTTCGGCGGCCAGGAAGCCAACAAGATCTTCGCCGAGTCCGCCGCCAACGTGGCGAGCGACTGGTCGTACCTGCCGTTCCAGCCGTACGCGAACTCGATCTTCAACGACACGGTCGGCAAGGCCTACGTCTCCGGCACCAAGCTGGCGGACGCTCTGAAGGCCTGGCAGGACGCCTCGGTCAAGTACGGCCAGGAGCAGGGCTTCACGATCGAGAAGTGA
- a CDS encoding carbohydrate ABC transporter permease yields MSTSVTASPAKSAAPRLRTPRRKHTPGKPKRNMLLTVLMGLMVLYTVVPLIWLVINSTKTQSGLADSNGLWFAHDFALWDNVRDTFTYHDGIFGRWLLNTLLYVVLGAGGATLLAVLGGYALAKFQFPGKRAIFAVVIGAVAVPATALAVPTFLMFSKMGLTDTPWAVIIPSLVSPFGLYLMWVFAAEAIPTELLEAARMDGAGEVRTFFRVALPLLAPGIVTVLLFTTVATWNNYFLPLIMLKDPDWYPLTLGLSAWSNQAQTIGGDVIFNLVITGSLLTIVPLIAAFLFLQKYWQSGLAAGSVKE; encoded by the coding sequence ATGAGCACCTCTGTCACCGCCTCCCCCGCGAAGAGCGCCGCCCCCCGGCTGCGCACTCCCCGCAGGAAGCACACGCCGGGCAAGCCGAAGCGCAACATGCTGCTGACGGTGCTGATGGGCCTGATGGTCCTCTACACCGTGGTGCCGCTGATCTGGCTGGTCATCAACTCCACGAAGACCCAGTCGGGCCTCGCCGACTCCAACGGCCTGTGGTTCGCCCACGACTTCGCGCTGTGGGACAACGTCCGGGACACCTTCACCTACCACGACGGCATCTTCGGACGCTGGCTGCTGAACACCCTGCTGTACGTGGTGCTCGGCGCGGGCGGCGCGACCCTGCTGGCCGTGCTCGGCGGCTACGCGCTGGCGAAGTTCCAGTTCCCCGGCAAGCGCGCGATCTTCGCCGTGGTGATCGGAGCGGTCGCCGTGCCGGCCACCGCGCTGGCCGTGCCCACCTTCCTGATGTTCAGCAAGATGGGCCTGACCGACACCCCCTGGGCGGTCATCATCCCGTCGCTGGTGTCGCCGTTCGGCCTCTACCTCATGTGGGTGTTCGCGGCCGAGGCGATCCCGACCGAGCTGCTGGAGGCGGCCCGCATGGACGGGGCGGGCGAGGTGCGGACCTTCTTCCGGGTCGCGCTGCCGCTGCTGGCCCCCGGCATCGTGACCGTGCTGCTGTTCACCACGGTCGCCACCTGGAACAACTACTTCCTCCCGCTGATCATGCTGAAGGACCCGGACTGGTACCCGCTGACGCTGGGTCTGAGCGCCTGGAGCAACCAGGCGCAGACCATCGGCGGTGACGTGATCTTCAACCTGGTGATCACCGGATCCCTGCTCACGATCGTCCCCCTCATCGCCGCGTTCCTGTTCCTCCAGAAGTACTGGCAGTCCGGCCTCGCCGCCGGAAGCGTCAAGGAGTGA
- a CDS encoding carbohydrate ABC transporter permease: protein MTTLQPPVAAEPRPAPPPAKRDRRSWTGWGFIGPFVVVFALVFLAPIAYSVYLSLFRDQLIGGNQFVGLDNYTRALQDDAFWSAVGRVALFLVIQVPIMLGIALLVALALDSGRLYGKSFFRITIFLPYAVPAVVATLMWGFMYGTKYGLVGDIDSAFGVTLPDLLSPDWVLASIGNIVTWEFVGYNMLIFYSALRVVPTSLYEAAEIDGAGQWRIITAIKLPAIRGALVIATIFSIIGSFQLFNEPSILRPLALNSITTDFTPNYYTYSLSFNGQQHNYSATVAIIMGVITMIVAYAVQLRGMRKGA from the coding sequence ATGACGACGCTGCAACCGCCGGTGGCCGCCGAGCCGCGGCCGGCTCCGCCTCCGGCGAAACGGGACCGCCGCTCCTGGACGGGATGGGGTTTCATCGGTCCCTTCGTGGTGGTCTTCGCGCTGGTCTTCCTGGCTCCGATCGCCTACTCGGTCTACCTGAGCCTCTTCCGCGACCAGCTCATCGGCGGCAACCAGTTCGTCGGCCTGGACAACTACACGCGGGCCCTCCAGGACGACGCGTTCTGGTCGGCCGTCGGGCGGGTGGCGCTCTTCCTCGTCATCCAGGTGCCGATCATGCTGGGCATCGCCCTGCTGGTGGCGCTCGCGCTGGACAGCGGCCGCCTCTACGGCAAGAGCTTCTTCCGGATCACGATCTTCCTGCCGTACGCCGTGCCCGCCGTGGTCGCCACCCTCATGTGGGGCTTCATGTACGGCACCAAGTACGGCCTGGTGGGCGACATCGACTCCGCGTTCGGCGTCACCCTGCCCGACCTGCTCTCCCCCGACTGGGTGCTCGCCTCCATCGGCAACATCGTGACCTGGGAGTTCGTCGGCTACAACATGCTGATCTTCTACTCGGCGCTGCGCGTCGTGCCGACCTCGCTGTACGAGGCGGCGGAGATCGACGGCGCCGGCCAGTGGCGGATCATCACCGCGATCAAGCTGCCCGCGATTCGCGGCGCGCTCGTGATCGCGACGATCTTCTCGATCATCGGCAGCTTCCAGCTCTTCAACGAGCCGAGCATCCTGCGTCCGCTGGCGCTGAACTCGATCACCACGGACTTCACGCCGAACTACTACACGTACTCGCTGTCCTTCAACGGCCAGCAGCACAACTACTCCGCGACGGTGGCCATCATCATGGGCGTCATCACGATGATCGTCGCCTACGCCGTCCAGCTGCGCGGCATGCGCAAGGGAGCGTGA
- a CDS encoding LacI family DNA-binding transcriptional regulator, which yields MARRTPADVPRRARATASMADVARLAGVSSQTVSRVSNGYAGVNEETRQQVLAAMAELGYRPNSAARALKRGEFRTIGVITFTLSTTGNVRTLEAIATSAAEEGYAVTLLPVAVPTTDEVRGAFSRLEELAVDAVVVIMEVHLLDAATVKLPPHVQVVVVDSDAGDHYTVVDTDQAGGTRTAVQHLLDLGHETVWHLGGPEGSFAAQRRADAWRAALTEAGRTPPPLVRGDWSAESGYRAGLELAAREECTAVFAANDQMALGLLRALHERGRRVPEDVSVIGFDDIPESSSFLPPLTTLHQDFAQVGRLCVQAVLRKMRPDGSERGSTTLVPTRLVLRDSTAPPPAGR from the coding sequence ATGGCTCGAAGAACACCGGCCGACGTGCCGAGACGCGCCCGGGCCACCGCCTCCATGGCCGACGTCGCCCGGCTCGCCGGCGTGTCGTCGCAGACCGTCTCGCGCGTGTCCAACGGTTACGCCGGCGTGAACGAGGAGACCCGGCAGCAGGTCCTCGCCGCCATGGCCGAACTCGGCTACCGGCCCAACAGCGCCGCCCGCGCCCTCAAGCGCGGCGAGTTCCGTACCATCGGCGTCATCACGTTCACGCTCTCCACCACCGGCAACGTGCGCACGCTGGAGGCGATCGCCACCTCGGCGGCCGAGGAGGGCTACGCGGTCACGCTGCTCCCGGTCGCCGTGCCCACCACCGACGAGGTGCGCGGCGCGTTCTCCCGGCTCGAGGAACTGGCCGTCGACGCGGTCGTCGTGATCATGGAAGTGCACCTGCTGGACGCGGCGACCGTCAAACTGCCGCCGCACGTGCAGGTGGTGGTGGTCGACTCCGACGCCGGCGACCACTACACCGTCGTCGACACCGACCAGGCGGGCGGCACCCGCACCGCCGTCCAGCATCTCCTCGACCTCGGACACGAGACCGTGTGGCATCTCGGCGGACCCGAGGGCTCCTTCGCCGCCCAGCGCCGCGCGGACGCCTGGCGCGCCGCCCTCACCGAGGCGGGCCGCACACCCCCGCCGCTGGTCCGGGGCGACTGGTCGGCGGAGTCCGGCTACCGGGCCGGCCTCGAACTCGCGGCCCGCGAGGAGTGCACCGCCGTCTTCGCCGCCAACGACCAGATGGCCCTCGGCCTGCTGCGCGCCCTGCACGAACGCGGCCGCCGGGTGCCCGAGGACGTCAGCGTCATCGGCTTCGACGACATCCCCGAGTCGAGCTCCTTCCTGCCGCCGCTCACCACTCTGCACCAGGACTTCGCCCAGGTCGGCCGCCTGTGCGTGCAGGCCGTGCTGCGCAAGATGCGCCCGGACGGCTCCGAGCGCGGCAGCACGACGCTGGTGCCGACGCGGCTGGTCCTGCGCGACAGCACGGCCCCGCCGCCGGCCGGACGATAG
- a CDS encoding lysophospholipid acyltransferase family protein yields the protein MFSRAVYALTPLFGRLTVTSEIKLRLPAGTIFVANHDSMADPAVVMTALRRFELEPVVMATAGLWRVPLLGRALTREGHIPVHRRSARAALALDAAAEALAGGRHVLLYGEGGLPRRKDAGISAPEPFRTGLARLAQATGSLVVPVGHAGARRIASGSAAKQLAGTLTAPVRRPRCHVHLGAPLRLPAETERGTTAARLAVTTAWRTAARAVGEHPS from the coding sequence GTGTTCAGCCGTGCCGTCTACGCCCTGACGCCGCTCTTCGGGCGGCTCACCGTCACCAGCGAGATCAAGCTGCGCCTGCCCGCGGGGACCATATTCGTGGCCAACCACGACTCGATGGCCGACCCCGCCGTGGTCATGACCGCCCTGCGGCGGTTCGAGCTGGAGCCGGTGGTCATGGCGACCGCCGGGCTGTGGCGCGTCCCCCTGCTCGGCAGGGCGCTGACGCGCGAGGGACACATCCCCGTCCACCGCCGCTCGGCGCGCGCGGCGCTCGCTCTCGACGCCGCCGCCGAGGCGCTGGCCGGGGGCCGGCATGTGCTGCTCTACGGCGAGGGCGGGCTGCCGCGCCGCAAGGACGCGGGGATCTCGGCGCCCGAGCCCTTCCGCACGGGACTGGCCCGGCTGGCGCAGGCCACCGGATCCCTGGTCGTGCCGGTGGGCCATGCGGGCGCCCGCCGGATCGCCTCGGGGTCCGCCGCCAAACAGCTGGCCGGCACGCTCACCGCGCCCGTACGGCGCCCCCGCTGCCACGTCCACCTGGGCGCGCCGCTGCGCCTGCCCGCGGAGACGGAGCGCGGCACGACGGCCGCCCGGCTCGCGGTCACCACGGCCTGGCGGACCGCGGCCCGCGCCGTCGGCGAGCACCCGAGCTGA
- the pgm gene encoding phosphoglucomutase (alpha-D-glucose-1,6-bisphosphate-dependent), with amino-acid sequence MQHERAGRTAGPEDLVDVARLVTAYYALHPDPADPAQRVAFGTSGHRGSSLNTAFNEDHIAATSQAICEYRAAQGTEGPLFLGADSHALSEPARVTALEVFAANGVSVLIDDADGYTPTPAVSHAILTHNRGRTAGLADGVVVTPSHNPPADGGFKYNPPSGGPAGSDATSWIQDRANDIIAAGLKEVRRVPYARALAASTTARHDFLGAYVADLPNVVDLDAIRAAGVRIGADPLGGASVAYWGRIAEQHRIDLTVVNPLTDPTWRFMTLDWDGKIRMDCSSPYAMASLIDQRDRFRIATGNDADADRHGIVTPDAGLMNPNHYLAAAIGYLYAHREQWPADAGIGKTLVSSSMIDRVAADLGRRLVEVPVGFKWFVDGLVDGSLGFGGEESAGASFLRRDGSVWTTDKDGIILALLASEITAVTGKTPSEHYTALTERFGAPAYARIDAPATREEKALLAKLSPAQVTADTLAGEAVTGVLTEAPGNGAAIGGIKVTTANAWFAARPSGTEDVYKIYGESFLGPDHLRRVQEEAKEVVDAALAG; translated from the coding sequence ATGCAGCACGAGCGAGCGGGCCGGACGGCCGGCCCCGAGGATCTCGTCGACGTCGCCCGGCTGGTCACCGCGTACTACGCGCTGCACCCGGATCCGGCCGACCCGGCCCAGCGCGTGGCGTTCGGCACCTCGGGGCACCGCGGGTCGTCGCTGAACACGGCGTTCAACGAGGACCACATCGCCGCGACCAGCCAGGCCATCTGCGAGTACCGCGCGGCCCAGGGCACCGAGGGGCCCCTCTTCCTCGGCGCCGACAGCCACGCCCTGTCCGAGCCCGCTCGGGTCACGGCGCTGGAGGTGTTCGCGGCCAACGGCGTGAGCGTGCTCATCGACGACGCCGACGGCTACACCCCGACGCCCGCCGTCTCCCACGCGATCCTCACCCACAACCGGGGCCGTACGGCGGGCCTCGCCGACGGGGTGGTGGTCACGCCCTCGCACAATCCGCCCGCCGACGGCGGCTTCAAGTACAACCCGCCCAGCGGCGGCCCGGCCGGCTCGGACGCCACGTCCTGGATCCAGGACCGCGCCAACGACATCATCGCCGCCGGTCTCAAGGAGGTGCGGCGCGTCCCGTACGCGCGGGCCCTCGCCGCCTCCACCACCGCCCGCCACGACTTCCTCGGCGCCTACGTCGCGGACCTGCCGAACGTCGTCGACCTGGACGCCATCCGCGCCGCCGGGGTCCGCATCGGCGCCGACCCGCTGGGCGGGGCCTCCGTGGCCTACTGGGGGCGTATCGCCGAGCAGCACCGGATCGACCTGACCGTCGTCAACCCGCTCACCGACCCGACCTGGCGTTTCATGACGCTCGACTGGGACGGCAAGATCCGCATGGACTGCTCGTCGCCGTACGCGATGGCCTCGCTCATCGACCAGCGCGACCGGTTCCGGATCGCGACCGGCAACGACGCCGACGCCGACCGGCACGGCATCGTCACCCCGGACGCGGGCCTGATGAACCCCAACCACTACCTGGCCGCCGCCATCGGCTATCTCTACGCGCACCGCGAGCAGTGGCCCGCGGACGCGGGGATCGGCAAGACGCTGGTGTCGTCCTCGATGATCGACCGGGTGGCCGCGGACCTCGGGCGCCGGCTGGTCGAGGTGCCCGTCGGCTTCAAGTGGTTCGTGGACGGCCTGGTGGACGGTTCGCTGGGCTTCGGCGGGGAGGAGTCGGCGGGTGCGTCCTTCCTGCGCCGCGACGGCTCGGTCTGGACCACGGACAAGGACGGCATCATCCTGGCGCTGCTGGCCTCCGAGATCACGGCGGTCACCGGCAAGACCCCGTCCGAGCACTACACCGCGCTGACGGAACGGTTCGGCGCGCCCGCCTACGCCCGTATCGACGCGCCGGCCACCCGCGAGGAGAAGGCGCTGCTCGCCAAGCTCTCGCCCGCGCAGGTCACGGCCGACACCCTGGCCGGCGAGGCCGTCACCGGCGTGCTCACGGAGGCCCCGGGCAACGGAGCGGCCATCGGCGGCATCAAGGTGACCACGGCCAACGCCTGGTTCGCCGCCCGGCCGTCGGGCACGGAGGACGTGTACAAGATCTACGGCGAGTCCTTCCTCGGCCCGGACCACCTGCGCCGGGTGCAGGAGGAGGCCAAGGAGGTCGTCGACGCGGCGCTGGCGGGCTGA